A single Clavibacter nebraskensis NCPPB 2581 DNA region contains:
- a CDS encoding PP2C family protein-serine/threonine phosphatase, giving the protein MTLIEDARVIAAQRAVEALGLLDGPPEERFDRVTRLARTAFAVPLSTIGLADLDRMWFASCAGAELSETPISSVFCDTTVREERVLIVEDARAHPVFRHLPTVAGEPHIRFYAGHPLRDPEGLVIGTFCLYDVEPRGLDAGQLVLFAELAEWVQRELVASVEMDRAQAVQSALLPAAEVEIPGYEIAAVCVPAQVVGGDFYDYERTASGLRFSIADVMGKGTGAAILTATVRAVLRGIASTADRYGAGVLEDTGLMVTDAARSLDADLDRTGSFVTLQHGHLDQATGLLRYADAGHGLTIIVHPDGRVTHLDTSDLPVGIDADHRWEERHVVLGHGDTLVTFSDGLFDMFGGSDPAFGAIGRLVTEAGGVKALIERVRILASAGTPLDDVTVLAVSRA; this is encoded by the coding sequence ATGACTCTGATCGAGGACGCACGGGTGATCGCGGCGCAGCGCGCCGTGGAGGCCCTGGGGCTGCTCGACGGCCCGCCCGAGGAGCGCTTCGACCGCGTCACGCGCCTCGCCCGCACGGCCTTCGCCGTGCCGCTGTCGACCATCGGCCTCGCCGACCTCGACCGCATGTGGTTCGCCTCGTGCGCGGGGGCCGAGCTGTCGGAGACGCCCATCAGCAGCGTCTTCTGCGACACCACCGTACGCGAGGAGCGCGTGCTCATCGTCGAGGACGCGCGGGCCCATCCCGTGTTCCGCCACCTGCCCACCGTCGCGGGCGAGCCGCACATCCGCTTCTACGCCGGGCATCCGCTGCGGGATCCCGAGGGCCTCGTCATCGGCACGTTCTGCCTCTACGACGTGGAGCCGCGCGGCCTCGACGCCGGCCAGCTCGTGCTGTTCGCCGAGCTCGCCGAGTGGGTGCAGCGCGAGCTCGTCGCGAGCGTCGAGATGGACCGCGCCCAGGCCGTGCAGTCCGCGCTCCTGCCGGCCGCCGAGGTCGAGATCCCCGGCTACGAGATCGCCGCCGTGTGCGTGCCCGCGCAGGTCGTGGGCGGCGACTTCTACGACTACGAGCGCACCGCCTCCGGCCTCCGCTTCTCCATCGCCGACGTGATGGGGAAGGGCACCGGCGCCGCGATCCTCACCGCCACGGTCCGCGCCGTCCTCCGCGGCATCGCGAGCACGGCCGACCGCTACGGCGCGGGCGTCCTCGAGGACACGGGCCTCATGGTCACCGACGCGGCGCGCTCGCTCGACGCCGACCTCGACCGCACGGGCTCGTTCGTCACCCTGCAGCACGGGCACCTCGACCAGGCCACCGGGCTCCTCCGCTACGCCGACGCCGGGCACGGGCTGACGATCATCGTGCACCCCGACGGCCGCGTCACCCACCTGGACACGAGCGACCTCCCCGTCGGCATCGACGCCGACCACCGCTGGGAGGAGCGCCACGTGGTGCTCGGGCACGGTGACACCCTCGTGACCTTCAGCGACGGCCTCTTCGACATGTTCGGCGGCAGCGATCCCGCGTTCGGGGCCATCGGCCGGCTCGTGACGGAGGCCGGTGGCGTGAAGGCGCTCATCGAGCGGGTCCGCATCCTCGCGTCCGCCGGCACGCCGCTCGACGACGTGACCGTCCTCGCCGTGAGCCGCGCGTGA
- a CDS encoding NAD(P)/FAD-dependent oxidoreductase, whose translation MPKILIVGGGYAGFYTAWKLESHLRSGEAEVTMVDPLPYMTYQPFLPEVVSGSIEPRHAVVSQRRHLRTTNVVTAKVTGIDHASKTATITPPVGEPYEFAYDIIVVTAGSVSRTFPIPGVADEAIGLKTIEEAVAIRDRIFANFDRAATLPAGPERDRLLTFVVVGGGFAGIEVFAEMRSIATDLVKKYPEIDFEDTHFHLVEAMGRIMPEVSLETSHWVLKNLAERGANVHLDTQLKSAVGGVVELSTGESFESDVIVWTAGVMASPMLKNTDLPIEERGRLRVRADGRVEGDDGIVADAWGAGDVAATPDLTGGGVGGFCVPNAQHAVRQGKLMAKNITASLRGEGITDYFHKNLGAVAGLGLYQGAFQSGKIGITGFPAWVMHRGYHGLAIPSFERKARVVTGWVNNLVWGRDIVSLEARETPRTAFETFASRPRPAADAAPAAPVKKEEAPAKKAADDKADAPAEGEKSPALAGSYSSSPSAETTDEKPSA comes from the coding sequence GTGCCCAAAATCCTGATCGTCGGCGGCGGCTACGCCGGTTTCTACACGGCATGGAAGCTCGAGTCGCACCTCCGATCCGGCGAGGCCGAGGTCACCATGGTCGACCCGCTGCCGTACATGACGTACCAGCCGTTCCTGCCCGAGGTGGTCTCCGGATCCATCGAGCCCCGCCACGCGGTCGTCTCGCAGCGCCGCCACCTCCGCACCACCAACGTCGTCACGGCGAAGGTCACCGGCATCGATCACGCGTCGAAGACCGCCACGATCACGCCGCCCGTGGGCGAGCCGTACGAGTTCGCGTACGACATCATCGTCGTCACCGCGGGCAGCGTCTCGCGCACGTTCCCGATCCCGGGCGTCGCGGACGAGGCCATCGGCCTGAAGACGATCGAGGAGGCCGTCGCCATCCGCGACCGCATCTTCGCCAACTTCGACCGCGCGGCCACGCTGCCGGCCGGCCCCGAGCGCGACCGCCTCCTCACCTTCGTGGTGGTCGGCGGCGGCTTCGCGGGCATCGAGGTCTTCGCCGAGATGCGCAGCATCGCGACCGACCTCGTCAAGAAGTACCCCGAGATCGACTTCGAGGACACGCACTTCCACCTCGTCGAGGCGATGGGCCGCATCATGCCCGAGGTGTCGCTCGAGACCAGCCACTGGGTGCTCAAGAACCTCGCCGAGCGCGGCGCGAACGTGCACCTCGACACGCAGCTCAAGTCCGCCGTCGGCGGCGTCGTCGAGCTGTCGACCGGCGAGTCGTTCGAGTCCGACGTCATCGTCTGGACCGCGGGCGTCATGGCCAGCCCCATGCTCAAGAACACCGACCTCCCGATCGAGGAGCGCGGGCGCCTGCGCGTGCGCGCCGACGGTCGCGTCGAGGGCGACGACGGCATCGTGGCGGACGCCTGGGGCGCCGGCGACGTGGCGGCCACCCCCGACCTCACGGGCGGCGGCGTCGGCGGCTTCTGCGTGCCCAACGCGCAGCACGCCGTCCGCCAGGGCAAGCTCATGGCGAAGAACATCACCGCGAGCCTCCGCGGCGAGGGCATCACCGACTACTTCCACAAGAACCTCGGCGCCGTCGCGGGCCTCGGCCTCTACCAGGGCGCGTTCCAGTCCGGGAAGATCGGCATCACCGGCTTCCCCGCCTGGGTCATGCACCGCGGCTACCACGGCCTCGCGATCCCGTCCTTCGAGCGCAAGGCGCGCGTCGTCACCGGCTGGGTGAACAACCTGGTCTGGGGTCGCGACATCGTCTCGCTCGAGGCGCGCGAGACCCCGCGCACCGCGTTCGAGACGTTCGCGTCGCGCCCGCGTCCCGCCGCGGACGCCGCGCCGGCCGCCCCGGTCAAGAAGGAGGAGGCGCCCGCCAAGAAGGCCGCGGACGACAAGGCCGACGCGCCCGCCGAGGGCGAGAAGTCCCCGGCGCTCGCGGGCAGCTACAGCTCGTCGCCCAGCGCGGAGACCACGGACGAGAAGCCCTCGGCCTGA
- a CDS encoding acyltransferase family protein, with the protein MASARRPELPYLDGMRGAAALAVVAFHAFLYTGITGQAWRDLPLLGWITGYGYLGVPVFIVLSGYVLMLPVAGRPGLDLRHGTATFLRRRARRILPPYFAALALSLLMALAIPVMRDGGGTAWESAAPATPAGIVSHVLLLQDLSPEWVSQVNAPLWSVAVEWQIYFLMPLVLLPLWRRWGGLPVVFAATVVTTGASLAGVAPWACPWLLGLFAAGMLAAELTVGARPRWASDRLLLAVAVGAAAVLLLGITELQDSVWAAELVAGAGFAALLAWAGARTMAGSRPRALGAFVTRPAQRIGLVSYSVYLVHSPFLALGNLLLLPLGLPTGAHAALMLLVVAPLAVAAGFGFFHLVERHFLNTRQAHVTEAADPDAAPVAPKPAA; encoded by the coding sequence ATGGCATCAGCACGACGACCGGAGCTCCCCTACCTCGACGGCATGCGCGGCGCCGCCGCCCTCGCCGTGGTCGCGTTCCACGCGTTCCTCTACACGGGGATCACCGGGCAGGCCTGGCGCGACCTGCCTCTCCTCGGCTGGATCACCGGCTACGGCTACCTCGGCGTGCCCGTCTTCATCGTCCTGTCCGGCTACGTGCTCATGCTCCCCGTCGCCGGCCGCCCGGGGCTCGACCTCCGGCACGGCACCGCGACCTTCCTCCGACGGCGTGCCCGGCGGATCCTGCCGCCCTACTTCGCCGCCCTCGCGCTCAGCCTGCTGATGGCGCTCGCGATCCCCGTGATGCGCGACGGCGGCGGCACCGCGTGGGAGAGCGCCGCGCCCGCCACCCCCGCCGGCATCGTGTCCCACGTCCTCCTGCTCCAGGACCTCTCCCCGGAATGGGTCAGCCAGGTGAACGCGCCGCTCTGGAGCGTCGCCGTGGAGTGGCAGATCTACTTCCTCATGCCGCTGGTGCTGCTGCCGCTGTGGCGGCGCTGGGGCGGGCTGCCCGTCGTCTTCGCCGCCACGGTGGTCACGACCGGCGCGTCGCTCGCGGGCGTCGCGCCATGGGCGTGCCCGTGGCTCCTGGGCCTCTTCGCCGCCGGGATGCTCGCCGCCGAGCTCACCGTCGGCGCGCGCCCGCGCTGGGCGTCCGACCGGCTGCTGCTCGCGGTGGCCGTGGGCGCCGCGGCCGTGCTGCTCCTCGGGATCACAGAGCTGCAGGACAGCGTCTGGGCCGCCGAGCTCGTCGCCGGTGCGGGCTTCGCGGCGCTCCTCGCCTGGGCGGGCGCGCGCACCATGGCCGGGTCCCGCCCCCGCGCCCTCGGCGCCTTTGTCACCCGCCCGGCGCAGCGGATCGGCCTCGTCTCCTACAGCGTCTACCTCGTGCACAGCCCGTTCCTGGCGCTCGGCAACCTCCTGCTGCTGCCGCTCGGCCTGCCGACGGGCGCGCACGCCGCGCTGATGCTGCTGGTCGTCGCGCCGCTGGCGGTCGCGGCCGGCTTCGGCTTCTTCCACCTCGTGGAGCGGCACTTCCTCAACACGCGCCAGGCGCACGTGACGGAGGCGGCGGATCCGGATGCGGCGCCCGTGGCGCCCAAGCCCGCGGCCTGA
- a CDS encoding S8 family serine peptidase, which translates to MIPESGARASTRPGRRLARSAAVGILALVAALTAATPAQADPVREREYWLADYGVEQAWQTTRGEGVKIAVIDTGIDASVADLRGAVVGGTDVSGVGSADGTKPVGASSEHGTMVASLLAGRGTGTGSGVIGVAPAASVLSVSAALGGPTPGARDEDAQIADAVRWAVDNGASVINMSLTRNSLDWPESWDRAFLYAYQHDVVVVAAAGNRGSGTTEVGAPATIPGVLAVAGVDRAGAASFDASSQGITIAVAAPSEQLVGVEPGGRYVQWSGTSGAAPLVSGVVALVRAAHPELKADDVVERVLATARQKGKPEIYGRGLVDASAAVTADVAPASGKPLGDLEEWVRLYRRAPAATPDPSASATPDAAPAVPADAPTADLAADALPTAGELRQVGIPALVLSVFAALAAAMAVVAWRHFRRLLRKG; encoded by the coding sequence GTGATCCCCGAGTCGGGCGCGCGTGCGTCGACCCGGCCCGGGCGCCGCCTCGCGCGGTCGGCCGCCGTCGGGATCCTCGCCCTCGTCGCCGCGCTCACCGCGGCGACGCCCGCCCAGGCGGATCCCGTGCGCGAGCGCGAGTACTGGCTCGCCGACTACGGCGTCGAGCAGGCCTGGCAGACCACGCGCGGCGAGGGCGTGAAGATCGCCGTCATCGACACGGGCATCGACGCCTCGGTCGCGGACCTGCGCGGCGCGGTCGTGGGCGGCACGGACGTCTCGGGCGTCGGATCCGCGGACGGCACCAAGCCCGTCGGCGCCTCCAGCGAGCACGGCACCATGGTCGCCTCGCTGCTCGCGGGCCGCGGCACGGGGACGGGATCCGGCGTCATCGGCGTCGCCCCGGCCGCGAGCGTCCTCAGCGTCTCGGCCGCGCTCGGCGGCCCGACGCCCGGCGCGCGCGACGAGGACGCGCAGATCGCCGACGCCGTCCGCTGGGCCGTCGACAACGGCGCGAGCGTCATCAACATGTCCCTCACCCGCAACTCGCTCGACTGGCCCGAGAGCTGGGACCGCGCGTTCCTCTACGCCTACCAGCACGACGTCGTGGTCGTCGCGGCGGCGGGCAACCGGGGGAGCGGCACCACCGAGGTGGGCGCGCCCGCCACCATCCCGGGCGTGCTCGCGGTCGCGGGCGTCGACCGCGCGGGGGCCGCGAGCTTCGACGCGTCCTCGCAGGGCATCACGATCGCGGTCGCCGCGCCCAGCGAGCAGCTCGTGGGCGTCGAGCCCGGCGGCCGGTACGTGCAGTGGAGCGGCACGAGCGGCGCGGCGCCCCTCGTCTCCGGTGTGGTCGCGCTCGTGCGGGCCGCGCATCCGGAGCTGAAGGCCGACGACGTGGTGGAGCGCGTGCTCGCCACCGCACGGCAGAAGGGGAAGCCGGAGATCTACGGCCGCGGGCTCGTCGACGCGTCCGCCGCCGTCACGGCCGACGTCGCGCCCGCGAGCGGCAAGCCCCTGGGCGACCTCGAGGAGTGGGTGCGGCTGTACCGCCGCGCGCCCGCCGCGACGCCGGATCCGTCCGCCTCCGCCACCCCGGACGCCGCGCCCGCGGTGCCCGCCGACGCCCCCACCGCCGACCTGGCGGCCGACGCCCTGCCCACCGCGGGCGAGCTCCGCCAGGTCGGGATCCCGGCCCTCGTCCTCTCCGTCTTCGCGGCGCTCGCGGCGGCCATGGCGGTCGTGGCGTGGCGGCATTTCAGGCGGCTGCTCCGGAAGGGGTAG